The window AACGGCGCTTCCGGCGATCCGCCCTGAATCCAGGGAAACGTGTAGAACACCTTCCACCCGAACTGCTTCAAGTTCGTACCTACCGCGAAGAGCGTTCCCACGATCGCGCCGACCGCTGCCCCGGCAAGCCCCTGGAATCCCGATTCGAGAAGGAACAGCACGACGACGAACCGGTCCAGCGCTCCGAGGCATTTCATCGTGCCGATCTCGCGGAACCGCTCCGTCACCGACATCAGCATCGCGTTGGCGATGCCGACGACGCAGACGATCAGCGACATGATGATGAGCCACCACTGCTGCGGCGAGATGCCCTTCGATGCGTCCTCGGCGAACGCTTCGATCACCTCGACTTCGTCGGCGAGCACGGCGCTGCGGATCGTTCCTCCCGCCAGGACGGCGACCAGGAACGCGATCCCGAATAGGATGCCCAGCGTGGTGATGATGGAACGCCAGAAACGAATCTTGAGGCTCTGGAAGCTGATCCGCACCGCTTCGGAGAAGGGCAACTGGATCTGGCTGCGGATGGTCGATCTGGACTGTTGCACTCGTGGAGGTCCTTCGCGCAGGGGCGCCCATATCGCGGGCGTATCCTAGCACAGCGACCCTGGCGCGTCAAGCAGTCGACGACGGGCTTGACACGACGGGCTACTGGCTCCCATAATCGGTAATCGCTGTCGGGAGCGGGACGAATGACCCGAGAGCCCCATGCCGAACGACCCACTGACGCCAACCCAGCTTCGCAGCCTATCCAGCCTGCCATCCGTCGATGCCGTCTTGTCGAGCGACGCGCTGACTCCCTTCCGCGAACGCTTTCGCGGTGACTTCCTGACGCGGATGGTTCAGGAGGCTGTTGGGGACGTCCGCGCTCGCCTGCTACGCTCGGGCCCGGAGGCGATCGCTGCGATTCCGTCGGCGGGCGAGTTCGCAGCCCTCGTCGCGGTGCGGCTAGAGAGCCGACAACTGCCTCTGCGACGTGTGCTGAACCTGACCGGAACGATCACGCACACCAACTTGGGAAGATCGCTGCTCCCGGAGCCCGCCATCGACGCGGTCCGAGACGCGGCGCGGTTCCCTTCGACCTTGGAGTACGACCTGGATGCCGGCGAGCGAGGGCATCGAGATCGGCTCGTCGAAGCGGCACTGTGCCGACTGACAGGAGCCGAAGCCGCGACCGTCGCCAACAACAACGCGGCAGCCGTCCTGATCGCCTTGACCGTGCTGGCTCAGGGCAGGGAGATCGTCGTCTCGCGCGGAGAACTCGTCGAGATCGGCGGTTCGTTCCGCATACCGGATGTCATGCGCGCGGCGGGAGCCCGGCTCCGCGAGGTCGGCACAACCAACCGAACCCATCCGCGCGACTACCGAGACGCTGTGACCGAAGAAACAGGGCTCCTCCTCAAGGTTCACCCGAGCAACTACGCCATCGAAGGCTTCACGTGTTCCGTCGAGCTGTCGGAGCTGGTCGCCATCGGCAAGGAGCTCGGCGCGCCCGTGATGGAGGATTTGGGCAGCGGAGCCCTGATCGACCTGCGAGCATGGGGTCTGCCCGCAGAGCCTCTCGTCGCTGACCGCGTGGCAGCGGGAGCCGACCTCGTGTCGTTCAGCGGCGACAAGCTGCTCGGCGGACCTCAGGCGGGCATCCTGGTAGGACGGCAGCGCATCGTCTCCGCGATTCGGACCCATCCGCTGATGCGCGCGCTTCGCGCCTGCAAGCTGACCTACGCCGCGCTCGGGGCGACACTCGACCTTTACGAGCGCGAAGCCGACCTGCCGTCGCACCTTCCGATGCTGCGCATGATGACGCGTCCACTCGATGAAGTGCGGTCGTGCGCCGAATCGCGCGTCGAGCTCTGGCGACGCGCTCTGCCGACCGATTACCGAGTCCAGTCGGAGCCCTGCCACTCCGAGGTCGGGAGCGGCGCGCAGCCGGGCACACACCTGCCCAGCCATGCCGTGACGTTCTCTCATCCCAGCCTGTCGCCGATGCAGATCGCCGGGCTCCTGCGCGCGCAGAATCCGCCGGTCATCGCGCGCATCTCCGACGGACGCGTGTGGCTCGATCTGCGCACGGCGCTGCCGGACGATCTGCCCCTGCTGGACGACGCCGTGACCTCCGCGCTGTCGGGGCTCACCCGATGAAACACACGATCATCGGAACCGCCGGACACGTCGACCACGGCAAGACGACGCTGATCCGCGCGCTGACGGGCGTCGATACGGACCGCCTGCCCGAGGAGAAGGCGCGCGGGATGTCCATCGAGCTCGGCTTCGCGTACTTCGACCTGCCGGATGGCACTCGCTGCGGCATCGTCGATGTGCCCGGACACGAGCGGTTCATCGATACGATGGTGTCCGGGGCGCACGGGATGGATGTCGTCCTCTTCGTCGTGTCGGCGAAGGAGGGCGCGCAGCGGCAGACCGTCGAGCATCTCCAGATTCTCGACCTGCTGGATGTTAGGCACGGCATCCTCGTCGTGACGATGAGCGACCTGGTGGACTCGGAAGTCCTGGAGTTCGCCATCGAGGAGACGAAGGAAGCGCTGGAGGGCACCAGCCTCGAAGGCATCCCACACGTCGCCGTTTCCGGCACGACCGGCGACGGGATCGACGAGTTGCGGGCTCTGCTCGTCGAGGTTGCCGGTCGGGTTCACGACGAAGAGTCGCCGGACGAACTGCCCCGCCTGCCCATCGACCGCGTGTTCACGCTCGAGGGGTTCGGTCTCGTCGTGACGGGCACGCTTCGATCCGGTGTGCTGAACGCGAACGACCGCGTGCACCTGCTGCCGGGCGGGCGACCGGCTCGGATACGGAGCCTGCAGGTGCACGGATCGAGTGTGGCGCGGGCTCTGCCGGGGCAGCGTACCGCCGTGAACCTGGTCGGTGTCGAGCGGGAGCTCGTCGAGCGAGGCGACGTGCTGACGGTTCCCGAACTGTCGATGACGACGCGCAACATCGACGCGTCCGTGCGAGTCGTCGCAGACTTCCCGCGCATCGTCGAGCATTGGACTCGCTCCCGCCTGCACATCGGAACCCGCGAAGCGTTCTGCCGGATCGTCACGCTCGTCGACCGCGACGGCATCCTCCCGGGAGCCGCGTCCGTGGTGCAACTCCGCGTCGAGGAGCCCATCTCTGCGGTGCGAGGCGACCGGTTCATCCTGCGCGACGCGTCGGCGGAACGAACACTGGGCGGAGGGGTCGTGCTCGATCCGTCCGCTCCTCGTCATCGGCGCTTTGCCGACCGGACGCGGGCACACATCCACGCGCTCTCCGCGACGACGCGCTCGGAGCTCATGGAGCACCTGCTGCGTCGCGGCGCGCCGTTTGTCGGGCTAAGCACGCTGGTTCCGTACTTCCCGCTGCGGGCTGCGGAGCGTGACCGATGGATCCGCGAGCTGTCGGAGCGGGGCGTCGTGGTCAGTTCCGGTGAAGCGCTGATCGCCCCGGAACGCTACGGCGCGCTTCGAGACGCCGTGTTGGCGGAGCTCCGCGCGTTCCACACAAAGGAACCTCTTGAGCTCGGTGTCGGGGTCGGCGCGTTGAGAGCTACGATGCCGGAGACTACGGGTGAGCGCGATTTCGACTGGCTGATCGACTCGCTGCAGCGCGCTGGCTCCGTCGTGCGGGATGGCAGCACCGTGCGCCTGGCGAGCCACCGGGTTTCCTTCGGAGACGAGGACGGTGCGACCCGCGACCGACTCGTCGAGCTATTCCGCGAGGCGGGGATCGCCTCGCCGTCTCTGTCGGAGCTTGAGGAGACGCTGGCGTCCGTCCCGGCGAATCGCGTGCTGCGCGTCATCCAGACGCTTGTCCGGCTGGGAACGCTGACACGTATCGACGAGGAATACTGGCTCGATACGTCGGTCTACACGGCGACGCTGGACGCTCTGCGCGAGCATTTCGCCGACCACCCGACCATCGACATCGCTGGGTTCCGCGACTTGACCGGCGCATCGCGCAAGTACGCCGTGCCCTTCCTGGAGCACTGCGACGCGCGCGGCTACACGGTGCGCGCCGGGAACGCCCGCCGAGCGAAGCCGACGTTCCTGCAGCGATCCTGACTTGATCGACCCCGATCAGTCCTGTGGCGGGTAGACGTCGAAGACCTTGCCGGACTCGTCGAAGGCGCGATAACGGACATCCGACGCCGTGACGTCGACCAACCACACGTGCGGGATGCTCTCCATGCGCTCCAAGTACCAGCGCGGATCGTCCACAGTCCGGGCACCCACGCCGAAACACCCGTCTCCGAGGTAGAGTGTTCCCTGCGGGTCCTCCCGGTTCGCCTTGAGGAGCTTGCTGCGCTTGAAGGTGTGGTCGTGGTTCTCGAACGCCGCCGTCAGACCGAACTCGTCGAAGAGCGGTCCCCATACCTCGCGTCCGCGCACGGAAAGGCTCCCGTCGTAGGCGCGATGGCTTGGGTAGAGGGGGATGTGGTAGACCGCGAACTGATGCCGGCGTCCGCGATAGCGCTCCATGGCTCGGCGGAGCCAAGCCGCTTGGGGCCCGTCGTGGTCGGCGACGATGCCGCTGTCGAGGATGTAGAAGACGCTGTTTTCGCCGACCGGCATGGTCCAGTAGCTGATCCGACGCTGCGCGAAGTAGCCGAAGTAGAACGGGCTCTTGTCGAATCGCAAGCCGGTCTTCCAGTTGGACTCGTGGTTGCCGATGGCGAGGACGATGGGGATCGTGTAGCCGTCCGGCGAGACCAGCAGATCGGTGGTCGACTCGAACCAGGCGTCCCAGTCTTTGTACTCCTCGATGTTGCCGTTGGCATAGGCGATGTCTCCGCCGACGAGCACGAAGGCGGGGTCCTGCGCGGCGGCAATCTTCACCAGCGTCGCCGTCCGTTCGCCGGAGTTCATGTCGCCGCCGGTGGCGAACCGGTACGGCTCCTCGGCGGGCAGCGTACGGAATTTGCGTTCTGCCGTGAACCCCTGCTCCGGGTCGCCAGCGACGAAGTAGTAGGTCGTGCCGGCGGACAGGTTCCACAGCGGCACGTCATGGATCCAGCGCTCGATGGGCAGACCCGAAATCTGGTGCGCCTTGCCCGATGCGTGATGCGCATAGGCTGCCGGATCGCCGCCGCGCGGCTCTGTGTCGTAGTAGACAAGGCTCGACGCGGAGGGCTTCGGCGTGTGATACGTGACCGTCATCGTCGTCGCCGGGTCCGCCTGCCACGTGAGGTAGACGCGCTCGACCTCGGCGTGCACGGCGGTTGCGCATGACCATACGGCGGTGAACACGGCGATCCGAAGCAGGAACCGGCGCTTCGTCGCCATCATCGGCGTCATGTCGGTCTCCCGATATGGATTGGATCATCGTGCAGCGTGCTGGCGCATTGCCAGACGGGCTAGAGGACCTTCGCCTGGTAGGACAGCTTGAGGAAGACAGCCCGGTCAGTGACCCGTTGCCCCTCCTCGGTGAACCGGCGTTCGTTGTAGACGATGTAGAAGAACGAGCGGGGGCGGTACTCCGTGCCGAACAGGACGAAGAACCGGCGCTCGTGTGCCAGGTCGGTCTCGAAGGAGCCGCTGGCAAACGAGTCGCGCGTGAACTGCATCCTCGACTGGATGCGTTGCACTCGGTTGACGAGCTTCCAGGGCTGCGTGGACACTCGACGCTTGACCTCGCGCTGCTGGCTGTACTCGATCTGCCAGCGCGTCACGGGTCGTACGACGAGCGCCGGACTGATGAACCACTTGCGAGCGCCGTCTCGGTAGCCGAGGTTCTGAAAGACGCGCACCTGCACGTGTTCCGGCGGGAAGTAGCCGGTGAACAGCTCGACCGTCTCGTCGCGGAAGACCATGCCGTCATCCTCGACCCGGTAGTAGCGCTGCGGTCCTCCGAAGAAGAAGAGATCGCCGAACCCGACGTTGAACTCCGGCGACAGCCGCTCGTTCCGGAGCGAGCCGGTGGAGTCCTCCAGCCGCTCGTAGTTGAACTCCCATCCGACGCGCGACACGAAGCTGTCCTCGAACTGGCGTCGGTATCCGAGCTCGGTTCTGCCGCCGCGTCGGTCGGTGCGCTCGATGAAGCCCGTATCGACGAGGAAATCCGGACCGATGTCCGCTGCCATCAAGCTGTAGCGCCAGGTGTTCGTGCGCCAGTCCGCGCGGAGGAAGGCGGCGTGATCCGTGTGCCATCCGGGCGCGGGCGGGAGCTCGCCTTCGAGCGATGTGCGGTTGCGATCCCAGTTGGCTGCAATCTGCCCCACGATGGTGATATCGTGCGGCAGGCGGATGTTGGCATCAAAGCCGCCGGCTCCGTTCGTCTGATCAAGCGCCGGGTACTGCCGATTCGCGCCGAGGAGACCGATCCCTACGGACGGCATGATATCGCGTTTGTATCGCATCGCCGTGTAGTTGGCG is drawn from Candidatus Poribacteria bacterium and contains these coding sequences:
- a CDS encoding FtsX-like permease family protein yields the protein MQQSRSTIRSQIQLPFSEAVRISFQSLKIRFWRSIITTLGILFGIAFLVAVLAGGTIRSAVLADEVEVIEAFAEDASKGISPQQWWLIIMSLIVCVVGIANAMLMSVTERFREIGTMKCLGALDRFVVVLFLLESGFQGLAGAAVGAIVGTLFAVGTNLKQFGWKVFYTFPWIQGGSPEAPFGVIPVILGGCVVGMILAVIGAAGPAFRAAKMPPVEAMRVEV
- the selA gene encoding L-seryl-tRNA(Sec) selenium transferase; amino-acid sequence: MPNDPLTPTQLRSLSSLPSVDAVLSSDALTPFRERFRGDFLTRMVQEAVGDVRARLLRSGPEAIAAIPSAGEFAALVAVRLESRQLPLRRVLNLTGTITHTNLGRSLLPEPAIDAVRDAARFPSTLEYDLDAGERGHRDRLVEAALCRLTGAEAATVANNNAAAVLIALTVLAQGREIVVSRGELVEIGGSFRIPDVMRAAGARLREVGTTNRTHPRDYRDAVTEETGLLLKVHPSNYAIEGFTCSVELSELVAIGKELGAPVMEDLGSGALIDLRAWGLPAEPLVADRVAAGADLVSFSGDKLLGGPQAGILVGRQRIVSAIRTHPLMRALRACKLTYAALGATLDLYEREADLPSHLPMLRMMTRPLDEVRSCAESRVELWRRALPTDYRVQSEPCHSEVGSGAQPGTHLPSHAVTFSHPSLSPMQIAGLLRAQNPPVIARISDGRVWLDLRTALPDDLPLLDDAVTSALSGLTR
- the selB gene encoding selenocysteine-specific translation elongation factor; translation: MKHTIIGTAGHVDHGKTTLIRALTGVDTDRLPEEKARGMSIELGFAYFDLPDGTRCGIVDVPGHERFIDTMVSGAHGMDVVLFVVSAKEGAQRQTVEHLQILDLLDVRHGILVVTMSDLVDSEVLEFAIEETKEALEGTSLEGIPHVAVSGTTGDGIDELRALLVEVAGRVHDEESPDELPRLPIDRVFTLEGFGLVVTGTLRSGVLNANDRVHLLPGGRPARIRSLQVHGSSVARALPGQRTAVNLVGVERELVERGDVLTVPELSMTTRNIDASVRVVADFPRIVEHWTRSRLHIGTREAFCRIVTLVDRDGILPGAASVVQLRVEEPISAVRGDRFILRDASAERTLGGGVVLDPSAPRHRRFADRTRAHIHALSATTRSELMEHLLRRGAPFVGLSTLVPYFPLRAAERDRWIRELSERGVVVSSGEALIAPERYGALRDAVLAELRAFHTKEPLELGVGVGALRATMPETTGERDFDWLIDSLQRAGSVVRDGSTVRLASHRVSFGDEDGATRDRLVELFREAGIASPSLSELEETLASVPANRVLRVIQTLVRLGTLTRIDEEYWLDTSVYTATLDALREHFADHPTIDIAGFRDLTGASRKYAVPFLEHCDARGYTVRAGNARRAKPTFLQRS